The following proteins come from a genomic window of Natrinema saccharevitans:
- a CDS encoding antitoxin VapB family protein, with the protein MADEKTTVTVSTETWKRLTMRKDPGDSFDDVITDLLDEVEDTDGD; encoded by the coding sequence ATGGCCGATGAGAAGACGACGGTAACGGTGTCGACGGAGACCTGGAAGCGGCTTACGATGCGAAAAGATCCGGGCGATAGTTTCGACGACGTGATCACCGACCTGCTCGACGAAGTCGAAGACACGGACGGCGACTGA
- a CDS encoding helix-turn-helix domain-containing protein: MILEALNSSGIILSSAVIGKNIDRSREEVTRRLSDLVTDGLVSRVERGYYEITDLGEQYLEGDFDADDLEPDTE, translated from the coding sequence ATGATTCTCGAGGCATTGAACTCGTCGGGTATAATTCTCTCTTCAGCAGTGATTGGGAAGAATATCGACAGGAGCCGAGAAGAGGTAACACGTCGCCTTTCGGATCTTGTAACCGATGGACTCGTCTCTCGCGTTGAACGCGGATACTACGAAATCACGGACCTCGGCGAGCAGTATCTCGAGGGAGATTTCGATGCGGACGACCTCGAGCCGGATACCGAGTGA